In one window of Bombus fervidus isolate BK054 chromosome 4, iyBomFerv1, whole genome shotgun sequence DNA:
- the Pop1 gene encoding POP1 ribonuclease P/MRP subunit — MAGIEQFDEFLGGSQRLPHEVHIMKLVSARASEIAAMTYSIENPQQTKLVFQKLPVYMRRRVMSHNAKRLPRRLQEAHLNQMTKSGLPPKIKRQSRRYRRRSRNLLAEYKRRQQNKIWLETHIWHAKRFHMIEKWGYRIASYANDKCFKANYRAVAKHCLMQDISYYTCIEINGLQKILKETLKSHCNPLELTFAAQIFITGTREGTVMFFKKNGYPQFPIGHVHFLWKPSQSDLRTIWIWVHPSFLDDFLTEIISSFEFRLSDEHSTSMSDQNMRSCLYINEKNCKMSIHKNTFNRFRFYGPLTTSVLTSALQLPNFDKILNSKLDTMQLDHNQMDYEEDENSDKLWYMEYYDNQENIESLKIQEQLWQMLKTLRSPSQLPPNIVFGFTVLDPRFHLPDKRTRPQRETQTIEMVSVPPTNANSSPLWEQKMREKVSKTCATTSAINKLRSQCLVPGLGNDKYFNEKIMAKIPVLLIQKPGIGKTGLGSGVDVILPSNWGMPFWLACIFRCVRVGALRESKSILFECENMQSPDINDPDTPAYTREALSTKLELKEKYFHYPPNRRVNFVKFGISSPFFCEWKILMREWTDTEDFFVLRNRKLLNFLQKCLVQEDNTRRYNTSNNHVSSLTLQSAFEDRNCLIRVKIDIMKKGCPKRFAIICMPTNEDIEKFKNDRNWSGPVEKLNVDPNESIRKISRKNHLALLKRLKKQRIRHKKTLINKLSKMLNKDFQSFSYENKLKNLLEISREAICKQSQKTSQLYLPDCVKVRNSCDREIMGYITMGDFCFTKAKGIGLGYATLNSLIELINKKHPFVLVRNIQTRQYRIARLQVVT, encoded by the exons ATGGCGGGAATAGAACAATTCGATGAATTCTTGGGTGGATCGCAACGATTGCCACATGAAGTCCACATTATGAAACTTGTTTCTGCGAGAGCTAGCGAAATTGCTGCAATGACATATTCCATAG AAAATCCTCAACAAACGAAACTTGTATTTCAAAAACTGCCGGTATATATGCGCAGGCGTGTCATGTCCCATAATGCTAAGCGTTTACCCCGCCGATTACAGGAGGCACATTTAAATCAAATGACTAAATCCGGATTGCCGCCAAAAATTAAAAGACAGTCGCGTAGATATCGCAGACGATCTCGTAATTTACTTGCTGAATATAAACGAagacaacaaaataaaatttggttGGAAACTCATATTTGGCATGCAAAACGCTTTCATATGATAGAGAAATGGGGCTACAGAATCGCAAGTTATGCGAATGATAAATGTTTCAAGGCTAATTATCGTGCGGTGGCAAAACACTGCTTGATGCAAGATATTTCATACTATACATGTATCGAAATTAATGGTCttcagaaaattttgaaagaaactttAAAGAGCCATTGCAATCCGCTTGAATTAACATTTGCTgcacaaatttttataacaggCACACGAGAAGGAACTGTaatgttttttaaaaagaatggCTATCCTCAATTTCCAATCGGTCACGTACATTTTTTGTGGAAACCAAGTCAATCTGATTTAAGAACCATATGGATTTGGGTACATCCATCTTTCCTCGATGATTTCCTCACGGAAATTATATCTAGTTTTGAATTTCGCTTGAGCGACGAACATTCTACTTCTATGAGTGATCAAAATATGAGATCTTGCTTATACATTAATGAAAAGAATTGTAAAATGAGTATTCATAAGAATACTTTTAATCGATTTCGTTTTTATGGACCATTGACAACTAGTGTTTTAACAAGTGCTCTACAGTTGccgaatttcgataaaatacttAATTCGAAATTGGATACCATGCAATTAGATCATAATCAAATGGATTATGAGGAAGATGAAAATTCTGATAAATTATGGTATATGGAGTATTATGATAATCAAGAAAATATTGAGTCTTTGAAAATTCAAGAACAATTATGGCAAATGTTAAAAACATTACGATCACCTAGTCAGTTGCCACCAAATATTGTTTTTGGTTTTACTGTCTTGGATCCAAGATTCCATTTACCAGATAAAAGAACTAGACCTCAAAGAGAAACACAGACAATTGAAATGGTGTCAGTACCTCCTACAAATGCAAACTCTAGTCCACTTTGGGAACAGAAAATGAGAGAGAAAGTCAGTAAGACATGTGCAACAACAAGTGCAATTAATAAACTAAGAAGTCAATGCTTAGTACCTGGTCTAGGtaatgacaaatattttaatgaaaaaatcatGGCAAAGATACCAGTATTGTTGATTCAAAAACCTGGTATCGGTAAAAcag GGTTAGGTTCTGGAGTAGATGTTATTCTTCCATCTAATTGGGGAATGCCATTCTGGCTTGCTTGTATATTTCGTTGTGTAAGAGTTGGTGCACTTAGAGAATCAAAATCTATACTATTTGAATGTGAGAATATGCAATCCCCAGATATTAATGATCCAGATACACCTGCATATACAAGAGAAGCATTAAGTACCAAATTGGAGctaaaagaaaagtattttcATTATCCACCAAATAGGCGCGTGAACTTCGTTAAATTCGGAATTTCTAGTCCTTTTTTCTGTGAATGGAAAATCTTAATGAGAGAATGGACAGATACAGAagatttttttgtattaagaaatcgtaaattattaaatttcttgcaAAAATGCTTAGTTCAAGAAGATAATACAAGAAGATATAATACATCAAATAATCATGTATCAAGTCTTACTCTGCAAAGTGCATTTGAAGacagaaattgtttaattcgcgttaaaatagatattatgaaaaaagGATGTCCTAAAAGATTTGCAATAATATGTATGCCAACTAATGAAGACATAGAAAAGTTTAAGAACGATAGAAATTGGTCAGGTCCTgtggaaaaattaaatgttgatCCAAATGAAAGTATTCGTAAAATATCGCGAAAGAATCATTTAGCTCTTTTAAAACGgctaaagaaacaaagaatacgtcataaaaaaacactaattaataaattgagtaaaatgttaaataaagattttcaaagttttagttatgaaaataaattaaagaatttgttagaaataagtCGTGAAGCCATATGCAAACAATCTCAAAAAACGTCGCAGTTGTATCTTCCAGATTGTGTTAAAGTACGAAATTCTTGTGATAGAGAGATTATGGGCTATATTACAATGGGTGATTTCTGTTTTACAAAAGCAAAAGGTATAGGTTTAGGATATGCAacattaaattcattaattgaGCTGATCAATAAAAAACATCCCTTTGTTCTTGTTAGAAATATTCAGACAAGACAATATAGAATTGCTAGACTACAAGTAGTAACTTAA